Part of the Streptomyces sp. WMMC500 genome is shown below.
GTCGGTGCCCAGCAGCAGCCCGGTGTGCACCCGGGCGCCGAGGAGCGCGAGGGCGTCGAGCAGCGGCCCGTTGTCCGGGCAGCCGGTGGTCCCGGCGCCCTCGCGGTCGGCCCGCACGGCGTCGGCGACGACGACGTCGCCGGGGCGCATCTCCGGCAGCAGCCCGGCGCAGAAGCCGGCGGCGATCACGGGGGCCGCGTGGTACGGCTCCTCCGCGAGCCGGCGGGCCACGGCCCGTTCGGCCCGCTCGGGACCCATGCCGGTGCGCAGCACCTCGACCGGACCCGCGTCGCCGGCCCCGCCCGCGGCGGAGCCGGTGCCCGAGGCCAGCGCCCGGCGCTCGATGCCGAGCGCGCAGACGACGAGCAGCGGCGCGGGTGCGTCGGGCATCAGGCCTCCCGGCCGTCACCGGCGGCCGGCGTCAGGCCGGCTGTCGCGGACAGATAGCGGCCGAGCGCGGTGAGCGGGAAGACCATCCGGTACAGGTGGTAGTTGATGGAGAAGTCCCACGGGAAGCCGGTGCCGGTGAACTGCGGCTCGTCCCAGGACCCGTCGGGCAGTTGGGTACGGGCCAGCCAGGCCACGCCGCGTTCGACGGCCTTGCCGGCGTGCTCGCCGGCGGCCAGCAGCGCGAGCAGCGCCCAGCCGGTCTGCGAGGCGGTGGAGTCGCCGCGGGCGATCCACTCGGCGTCCGGGTACGAACGCAGGTCCTCGCCCCAGCCGCCGTCGTCGTTCTGCACGCTCTCCAGCCACCTGACGGCCCGCCGGATCGCCGGGTGCGACACGGGCAGCCCGGCGGCGACGAGCGCGGGCACCGCGGAACCCGTGCCGTACACGTAGTTGACGCCCCAGCGGCCGAACCAGCCGCCGGCCGCCTCCTGTTCGGCGAGCAGCCAGGCGACGCCGCGGCGCGCGTGCGGGTCGTCGCCGAGCTTCTCGCCGGCGAGCATCTCCACGACGTGCGCGGTGACGTCGGCCGACGGCGGGTCGATTACCTCGCCGAAGTCGCAGAACGGCAGCTTGTTGGGGAACGCCGAGGTGTTGTCCACGTCGAACGCGCCCCAGGCGCCGTTCTTCGACTGCATGCCCGCCAGCCAGCGCACGGCCCGCTCGACGGCGGCGTCGACGCGCGCCTGGTCGGGGTGGGCGACGCGGCGCAGGGCGAGGACCACCTCGGCGGTGTCGTCGGTGTCGGGGTAGTTGTCGTTGTGGAACTCGAACGCCCAGCCGCCCGGGGTGAGTCCGGGCCGGCGTACCGACCAGTCGCCGGTGGTCAGCACCTGCTCCGCGAGCATCCAGTCGGCGGCCTTGACGAGCTGGGGGTGGTCGGCCGGCACGCCCGCGTCGACGAGCGCGATGGTGGCCAGGCACGTGTCCCAGACCGGGGACTGGCACGCCTCGATCATCCGGACCGGGCCGTCGTCGCGCGTGTCTCCCGTGTCACGCGCGCCGTCGGTGTCCGCCGCGGCCTCGGCCGCGCCGTCGGTCCAGACCGCGAAGCGGTCCAGCGATTCGAGACCGGCCTTCAGCACCGGGTGGTCGAGGTCGTAGCCGAGCAGGTGCAGCGCGATCACCGAGTAGACGGCGGGCGGCTGGATGCCACCCCAGCAGCCGTCGCTCTCCTGGCGCTCGATGATCCAGCGGGCGCAACTGCGCAGCGCCGCCTTGCGCAGCGGGCGCAGCGCGACCCTGCGGTACGCGTGCAGCGCCCGGTCCAGCCGCTGGAAGAATCCGTCCCACGTCGTCAGCGACGCGTGCGGCCGGGGCGGGTTGGGCACGGCGGGGTCGGTGTGCAGCTCGTCGAGGGTGAACGGGCCCGGGCGCACCGGGCGCTTGGCGGAGACGACCGTGAGCGGCACGATCGTCTGCCGGGCCCAGCAGCCGAAGTCGTAGATGTTCAGCGGGAACCAGGACGGCAGGTAGATCAGCTCGGGCGGCAGCTCGGGCAGGTCCTCCCAGCGCCACCAGCCGAACAGCGCGAGCCAGATGCGGGTGAAGACGCGGGTCGCGGCGATGCCGCCGTGCGCGCGCACCCACTCCGCGGCCCGCGCCATGTGCTCCTCGCCGGGCGCGTCGCCGGCGAGGCGGAGCGCGACGTAGGCCTCGACGGTCGCGGAGACGTCGCCGGGGCCGCCGTGGAACGTCGCCCAGGCACCGTCCGGGCCCTGCCGGCCGCGGACGAAGCGGGCGGCGGCGCGGGTGGTGTGCTCGTCCCGTACGCCCAGGAACTCGCGGAGCAGCAGGTCCTCGGCGTCCATGGTGACGTTGGTCTCCAGGTCGCCCTTCCACCAGCCCTCCGCGTCCTGCCGGCCGAGCAGGTTGGCGCTCGCCCGCTCGACCGCCTGCCTCGCCGCCAGTAAGGCAGCCGCCGCCCCCGCGGGGGCGGTGTCGGTTGCGTTGCCGCCATCGGCAGTGGCTTTCATGCACACCCCTTTCGAAGGGACGTCCGGACGCGGGGCCCGGGCGTCGGTGTCAGTGCCGGCGTACGACGACGAAGTCGGCCAGTGCGACGAACCGTTCGCGGATGTCGTCGGGCATCTTCACCCCGTCCAGCGAGACCAGAGCGCTCTCGTGCTGCCTTCGTGCCTCCTCCTGAGTCCACCGGCGCCCTCCGGCTTCTTCGATCAACGCGGCCCGGGCCGCGAATTCTTCCTCGTCGAAGTCGTTTTCCGCACCGGTATTCCGGAGGTCGGCACCCTTGGCGTCGGCGGCCAGCGTCTTCGCCAGTTCCGCGGAGGCCGGTCCCCCGGCGGCGAGCGCCGCGCACACCGGCAGGGACTTCTTGCGCTGGCGCAGGTCGCTCCAGGTCTGCTTGCCGGTGACGGCGGGCTCGCCCCAGATCCCGAGCACGTCGTCGACGGCCTGGAAGGCCAGGCCCAGATGGCGGCCGTAACGTTCCAGCCCGTCGGCGACCTCGTCGCCCGCACCGCCGAGCACGGCGCCGACGGAGCAGGCGCACGCGAGCAGCGCCCCGGTCTTGTTGCCCTCCATCTCCAGGCACTCGGCGACGGTGACGCTCTCGCGGTGCTCGTATGCGATGTCCTGCGCCTGGCCGTCGATGAGCTTGCGGGTGGCGCTGCTCAGCCGGCGGGCGGCGCGCGCCGCCTCGGGCGTGTCCAGGTCCAGCAGCAGTTCGCAGGCGAGCGCGAAGAGGGCGTCGCCGACGAGGATGGCCTGCGCGGGGCCGTGCACCTTCCAGACGGTGTCGCGGTGGCGCCGCCGCTCGTCGCCGTCCATCAGGTCGTCGTGCAGGAGGGAGAAGTTGTGCACCAGCTCCACGGCGACGGCGCCGGGGACGCCGGTCTCCGCGGAGGCCCCGGCGGCCTCGGCGGCGAGCAGCGTGAGGAGGGGGCGCACGGCCTTGCCGCTGTCTCCGGCCGTGGGGTTGCCCTGCGCGTCGATCCAGCCGAAGTGGTAGGCGGCAACGATGTCCATGGGGGGTACAAGCCGGTCGACGACGGTCCGTAGCACGGGGTTGGTCAGCTCCCGGGCGTGGTCCAGCAGGCGCAGGACTTCGGCGGCGCCGGGGTCGGCCGCGGTGTCGGTGTCCGGTTCTGGACGGGGCACGTTCTCTCCTCCGATGACGGCTCTCACACTGCTTCCAGCAGGTTCCGCGGCACTTCCCGACCCAGGGCGCCGAGGGTCTCGCGGACCGCCGCGCGACCGCTGAGAACGGCGCTCTCCATGGTCGCGGGCCAGCCGGTCGCGGTCCACGCGCCCGCCAGTGCGAGGCCGGGCGCGTGGGTCCGGGAACCCGGGCGCAGCCGGCCGACGCCCGGTGCCGGGGCGAAGGTCGCGGTGCGCTCGCGGGTGACGAAGAAGTCGCGTACCCGGGCGCCGCGCGCGTCGGGCAGCAGCTTCGCCAGCTCGGGGAGGTAACGCTCGCGCAGCTCGCCGACGGGCCGCTCGATGTCGTCCTGCGCGGCGGACTGGGAGACCGCCACGTACTGGCAGCCCCGGCCCCGGGGGGTGTCGGCGAGGCCGGAGGTGTCCGTGCGGTCGAAGATCCACTGCACGGGGGTGCCGATCGCGGCGACGAACGGGGCGTCCAGCACCCGTCGGTCGTACACGACATGGAGGTTGAGGATGGGCGCGGTGCCGATCTGCAGCAGCCGGTCCTTGTGGTCCAGCGCGCCGGCCGGCAGCAGTCCGTGCGCCTCGCGCTGCGGTACGGCGAGGACCACGGTGTCGGCGTCGAGCGACGTGGCGGGGGCGTCGGCCCGCCCGGGTCCGGTCGCCACGTCGACCTGCCAGCCGCCGGCGGGGGTGCGGCGCAGCCCGGTCGCCCGGGTGCGCAGCAGGATGCGGGTGCCGGACCGCTCCAGCCGGCGGCGGGCGAGGGTGTGGTGCAGCTCGCCGAGCGGGACGCGCGCCCAGCCGATGTCGGCGGCACCGCGCTCGGTGAGCAGCCCGGTCCTGAACACCTTCGCGGCCAGCCCGAGGGAGACCTCCGGGGCGAAGGCGTTGAGGGTGGCGACGCCGATCATGTCCCACAGCGCCGAGACGGCCCGCGGCGACTGCCCCTGCCGGTGCAGCCAACTGGCGAAGTCCACGCCGTCCAGGGCCGGGTCGGCGGGGTCGAGCCGCCGCATCGCCAGCGCGGCGCGGGCCACGCCCGCCCGCTCGGCGAGCGACAGGTGCGGGTAGCGGGCGAGGCCGGCGGCGAGGTGCAGGGGCACCGGCAGGTCGGTGCGGCCGAGCCGCCCGGCGCGCGGCCCCGCGCCCTTGCGGGCCGGGGTGGCGGCGTCCAGCACCCGCACGTCCAGGCGCTCCTGCAGCGGGGCGAGCCCGCTGCCGCCGACCTCGTCGAGGAACCAGCGGTACGCCGTACAGCAGCGCAGGTAGACGTGCTGGCCGTTGTCGACGGAGAGGTCGCCGCGGCGGAAGGAGAAGGCGAGCCCGCCCAGGCGCGGCCGGCCCTCGAGAAGTGTGACGTCGACTCCGGCGTCGGCGAGTCCCATCGCGGCGGTCATCCCGGCGAGTCCGCCGCCGACGACCACGGCCCGCGGCCGTCGCTCCGGGCCGGAGTCAGCCATCACCGGCCACCTCCCCACCCGTATCGACACGCACTATGTCTGGCCCGCGGCGCCGGGGGCAACACCTTCCGGGGTTGCGGCGCGCCCTCCTGCGCCCGGTGCGCCTCGGCGCACGCCGAGAGCGCCTCCGAGCGCTCCCGATCCGTCCCGCGCGCCGCGTTTGCGGGATTGTCGGACCGTACGCCCGGCGGCGCCGCGGGGGTGGTGGGCGCGGGGGTCACCGGAACCTCCGGCTCGCCTGCCGGGCGTCGACGCCGGCCAGGCCGCGGACCGCGACGTACGCCTTCTCCCGGCCCGGCAGCGACACCCGCCCGCGCAGCACCGCCCCGGGGTCGGCGGCGATCCGCTCCAGCAGCCGGTGGTAGATCCCGGCCATCGCCGCGACGCAGGCGCCGCTGCGCCGGTCGAGCATGGGCAGCAGCCGGTAGCCGTCGGCGAAGAGCGCGCGGGCGCGGCGCACCTCGAACTGCACCAGTCCGGGGAAGTCCGAGCCGGGAGGCGCCGTGTCGCTGTGGAAGCCCGCGGAGCAGCCGAACTTGGCGAGGTCGACCGCCGGCAGGTAGCTGCGGCCCTCGGCGGCGTCCTCGCGAAGATCCCGCAGGATGTTCGTCAGTTGGAGCGCGAGCCCGAGCGTGTCGGCGTACGCAGGGGCGCGCTCGGAGTGTCGCGCGCCCGGCACGGTGCCGAACACGCCGAGGGAGAGCCGGCCGATCGCGCCGGCCACGCAGCGGCAGTACTCCTTCAGGTCCTCCCACGTCTCGTACTCCCGGCCGCGTACGTCCGCGAGGACGCCGTCGATCAGCTCGTCGAGCCCGCCCAGCGGAATCGGGAACCGGCGCGCGGCGTGGGCGAGCGCCACGGCGACGGGGTCGGTGTCGTCCTCGGCCACCCGGCCGGCCCGGATGCGGTCGAGCTGGCGCCGGGTGTCCTCCAGCCGGGTGCGCTTGGTCCCGGGTGGCAGATTGCCGTCGCCGATGTCGTCCACGCGGCGCGAGAACGCGTACAGCGCGGACATCGCCAGCCGCTTGTCGTGCGGCAGGAGTCTGATGCCGTACGCGAAGTTCCGGGCCTGCCTGCCGGTGACGGCCTCGCAGTACCGGTACGCGGTGAGCACCTGTGCGGATGCGTAGGCCGCGCGCGACGGTGTGGTCACGGTGCGGTTACCCCTCTCGTCGCAGGGTCGACCCCACCTCGCGCAGCAACCTGCGCCGGGTGGGCTTCGGGGGTCCGGGGAGCACGTCGTGGCCGGCGGCGGCGACGGCGGCGAGCGCCGCGCGTCCGCCGGCCACGAAGCCGGCGAGCAGCAGCCGCAGCCGGCCGCGCACGCTGGCGACGAGGGGCGCGCCCTCGTCGAGGAGCCGTGCGGCGCAGTCGGCTTCGTACCGGATCAGGGCGCGCACCGGCTCGCCGGCGCGGGGCCGGGCGAGGTCCGCTTCGGTGACGCCGAAGCGGCGCATGTCCTCGGCCGGAAGGTAGATGCGGTCCCGGCCGAGGTCCTCGGCGACGTCCTGGATGTGCTCGACGATCTGCAGAGCGGTGCAGATCGCGTCCGAGCGCCGGATGCGCTCGGGACTCTCGGTGCCGGTCACGGCGAGGACGAGACGGCCGACCGGGTTGGCGGACAGCTCGCAGTAGCCCTCCAGCTCGGCGTACGTCTCGTAGCGCCGGACCTTCTGGTCCTGCCGGTTGGCCTGGAGGAGGCCGTGGAACGGCTGCGGGGACAGCCGGTGGCGGCGGACGGTGGGCCGCAGCCGGCGCAGCAGGGGGTGGCCGGGCGTGGCGCCGGGGGTGAAGACCCGCTCGAGGTCGGCTTCGAGCGCGTCGAGGAGCGCGAGGGGGTCGTCGGCCTCGTCCGGGCCGAGACCCAGCGCGGCGGCGTCGGCGCCGCCGGGGGCGAGGTCGCCGTCACCGATGTCGTCGACGAGCCGGGCGTAGCCGTAGAGCGCCATGAGGTCGGCGCGCCAGGCACGGGGCAGGAAGAACGGGGCCACGGGGAAGTTCTCGTCGGCGGCCTGGCCGAGTACGGCGCGCGACGGAGCGTCGTCCGCCGCGGTCACCGGCGACTGCCCTGGGCCGCCGCCCCCGGGGCGCAGACGGCGGGCGCTCCTTCGAGCTGGAATGTCGTCTTCGCCATAGCCGTCACGCCTCCCGTTCTACACCGCGCACCCAGATGTGCCCATTCCGGACACGCCGCCGCCGGCGTCGTGACCCCGAGCAGGTCCGGGGCGCCCCCAAGCTCCCTAAACGCCCACATGCCGCCAAACAGCACCGGTCCAGCGTACGCCGTACAGGACGAAGACGCGGCATGCGGTGGTCACCTCAATCCGCACGCGCCCGAGGACGCGCGAAACGCCGTCGTACGCACCGAATCCGCCGCGTCACACGGTGAGGCCGTCCAAGATCATGGTGAGCGTGCGGGTGACGATCGCGTCCCGCTGCGGGGGCGGCACGTCGCGCAGCGGCCCATCGAGGAGGAGCATGGCCAGCCCGTGCACCGAGGACCAGGCGGCGAACTCCGCGCCCGCCCGTACGCCCGGTCGCATCACACCGGCGGCTTCGACGGTGTCCATGGCGCCGGTGAGCAGCCCGAAGGAGCGGACGTCGCCGGGCCGGAGGTCTTCGATGCCGCCACCCTGGGTCCACGCCTCCGCGTCCGTCTCGACCCGGCAGAAGGCCGTGCGGTACATCCCGGGTTCGGTGACGGCGAAGCGGATGTAGCCGAGGCCGAGAGCCGTCAGCCGGTCCTTGGCGGCCCGCGCCGGGTCGCCGTCCGGGGGCGGCCCGGTCTCCGCGATCACCTGCTCCATGGACTCCGCCAGCCGCCGCTGGCCCTCGTCCTTGACCGCCTGCAGCAGGTCTGCCTGGTTGGCGAAGTGGCGGTACGCGGCCGTCGGCGACACGCCGACGCGCCGGGCCGCCTCGCGCAGCACGACCGCCTCGGGCCCGCCGCCGCGGGCCAGCTCCGACGCCGCGTCGACCAGCGCGTTCCGCAGGTCGCCGTGGTGGTATCCGCCCTTCGCGCCCCTGACCTCGCTCATAGTCGCATCATGCCTCATGTTGACAGCATTAACATCGCCTGGAAGGCTCAATGTTAACGCCATAAACATGGGAAGGGGGAGCACCGTGCTGACACGCATCGCGGAGCTCGTACTGCGCAGGACCCGCCTCGTGCTCACACTCGCCGCCGTCGCCGTCGTCGCCATGGCGGCGCTCGGCTTCGGGGCCTTCGGCAAGCTCAGCCCCGGCGGCTTCAACGATCCGGGGTCGCCGTCGAGCAGGGCCCAGGAGGTGATCGACGACAGATTCGGGGGCGATACGAACCTGGTCCTGCTCGTCTCCGCCGAGTCCGGGGGTCTCGGCGGCGACGCGGTGCGCGAGCGCGGGCAGGAGGTGACCGAGGGGCTGCGGGCCGAGTCCACCGTCGGCAACGTCGTGTCGTACTGGGACCGCGGCGGCGAGGGGCTGACCTCCCGGGACGGCAGCCAGGCGCTCATCCTCGCGCACGTCGCCGGCGGCGACGACAAGGAGGCCGAGCACGCCGAGGAGCTGACCGGCGCGTACGCCGGCACCCGGGACGGCGTCACCGTCAGGGCCGGGGGCGGGGCCGCGGTGGGCAACGACGTCTCCTCGCAGGTCGCCGCCGACCTCGCGCTGGCCGAGTCGATCGCCGTACCCGTCACCCTCGTGCTGCTGGTCCTCGCCTTCGGCAGCCTCGTCGCGGCGCTGCTGCCCCTGGCGATCGGCCTGGTCGCCGTCTTCGGCACGTTCGCGGAGCTGTGGGTGCTGGGCAGCCTCACCGACGTCTCGGTCTTCTCGGTCAACCTCACCATCGCGCTGGGCCTGGGCCTCGGCATCGACTACGGGCTGCTGCTGGTCAGCCGGTTCCGCGAGCAGTTGGCGGCGGGCGACGAGGTGCCGGCGGCGATCCGGCACACGGTGGCGACGGCGGGCCGCACGATCGCGTTCTCCTCCGCGACGATCGTCGCCGCGCTCGCCGCGCTGCTGGTCTTCCCGCAGTACTTCCTGCGCTCCTTCGCCTACGCCGGCATCGGCGTGGTGGCCATCGCCGCCGTCAGCGCACTGGTGATCGTCCCCGCGCTGCTCGCCGTCCTCGGCCACCGCGTCAACCGCGGCCGGATCCCGGGCGCGCGGGCCATGCGGCGCACCGACGCACCGCTGTGGGGCCGGATCGCCGGCGCCGTCATGCGCCGGCCCGCCCTGACCACGCTGCCGGTGCTCGGCGTGCTGCTGCTGGCCGCCTCCCCGCTGCTGGGCGTCAGCTTCGGCACCCCGGACGAGCGGGTGCTCCCGGAGAGCGCCCAGAGCCGGCAGGTGGCCACCGCGCTGCGCGAGGACTTCGCCGTCGACGACAGCACCGCCGTCGACGTCGTCACCACCGGCGCCGTCGCCGGGCCCGACCTCGCTCGTTACGCCACGGAGCTGTCCCGGCTGGACGGCGTCGCCCGGGTCGACGCGAGCAACGGCTCGTACGCCGACGGCGCGGCCGGCCCCGCGAGCCCCGCCGCCGCCGGACTCGGCCGCCCCGACGCCCAGCGGCTGACGGTCTCCGTCGAGCCGGCGCCCCACTCGGGCGCGGCGCAGCGACTGGTCGAGGACGTGCGCGCGGTGCCCGCGCCCGGCGGGGTGGAGACCCTGGTCGGCGGCACCGACGCGGAGCTGGTCGACGCCAAGGACAGCATCGGCGGCCGGCTGCCGCTGGCCGTCGGGATGGTCCTGCTCACGACGTTCGTGCTGCTGTTCCTCTTCACCGGCAGCGTCGTCCAGCCGCTGCGCGCGATCGTCCTCAACGCCGTCAGCCTGGCCGCGGCCATGGGCGCGATGGTGTGGATCTTCCAGGACGGCCATCTCAGCGGGCTGCTGGGCTTCACGCCCCAGCCGATGGACACGGCGATGACCGTGCTGATGTTCTGCATCGCCTTCGGCCTGTCGATGGACTACGAGGTCTTCCTCACCAGCCGCATCAAGGAGTTGCACGACGCGGGCGCCGACCCGGCCACGGCGGTGACGAACGGGCTGGCCCGCACCGGCCGGATCGTGACGATGGCCGCCGGGCTGCTGGCCGTCAGCTTCTTCGCCTTCGCCACCGGCGAGGTGAGCTTCCTGCAGATGCTGGGCCTGGGCACCGGGCTCGCCATCCTCGTCGACGCCGTCGCGGTGCGCGGCGTGCTGGTGCCGGCCGCGATGCGGCTGCTGGGCGAGCGGGCCTGGTACGCGCCGCGCCTGCTGCGCCGGGTGCACGCCCGCGTGGGCCTGAGCGAGACCGGGCCCGGCTCCGGCGCCGCGCCCGAGCGGGAGTCCGCGCACACCCCGGCCGGGGTGTAGCGGCCGGCACGTGCGGCAAGGGCCCCGCCGCGGCACGGCGGGGCCCTTCGGTGCGTACGCGCGGCTACCGCTTGGAGAACTCCTGATACTCCTTCAGGACCTCGTCCGTCGGCCCGTCCCTCACCAACTCGCCCTTCTCCAGCCACAGCACCCGGTCGCAGGTGTCGCGGATGGACTTGTTGGTGTGGCTGACCAGGAACACCGTGCCGGCCTCCTTGCGCAGCTCGCGCAGCCGGGCCTCGGAGCGCTTGCGGAACCTCAGGTCGCCGGTGGCCAGGGCCTCGTCGATCATCAGCACCTCGTGGTCCTTGGCCGCGGCGATGGAGAACCGCAGCCGCGCCGCCATGCCCGAGGAGTAGGTCCGCATCGGCAGGGTGATGAAGTCGCCCTTCTCGTTGATGCCGGAGAACTCGACGATGCTCTGGTACCGCTCGCGGATCTGCTCGCGGGTCATGCCCATCGCCAGCCCGCCGAGCATCACGTTCCGCTCGCCCGTCAGGTCGTTCATCAGCGCCGCGTTGACGCCGAGGAGCGAGGGCTGGCCGTTGGTGTACACCTTGCCGCTGTGCGCGGGCAGCACGCCCGCGATGGCCTTCAGCAGCGTCGACTTGCCGGAGCCGTTCGACCCGATCAGGCCGATGGCCTGGCCCCGGTACGCGGTGAAGCTCACCCCGCGCACCGCGTGCACCTCGCGCACCCGGGTCCCCTTGTCCCGGCGCAGGATGCGGTTGAGGGCGGCGGCGCCGCTGCCCTTGCCGCGGCCCCCGCCCTGCACCCGGTACACGATGTGCAGGTCGTCGGCGATGACCGTCGGCACCCGCCCGTCCTGCGGGGTGTCGGCCTCGGCGCGGCTCGTCGGATGTTCAGCCACGGCCATATCGCTCCTCAGCCTTCCAGAAGAACACGAAACCGAACGCACCCACCACCACGGCCCAGCCCGCCGCCAGCAGCCAGACGTACGGCGGCAGATAGGCCATGGGGAAGTCCCCCATGAGTGCGTAGCGCATGAGGTCCATGTATACAGCGGCCGGGTTCATCGCGACGAGGTCGGCGGCCCACTGCGGCGCATCCGCCCGCTGCACCATCATGAACTGCAGCGGGAACATCACGCCCGAGCCGTACATCCAGGCGCGCAGGATGAAGGGCATGAGCTGCGCCAGGTCAGGGGTGTCGCTGCCCAGCCGGGCGAAGACCATCGCCAGGCCGGTGTTGAAGACGTACTGGAGCGCCAGGATCGGCACTATCAGCAGCCAGGTCCAGTCCGGGTACCAGCCGAAGGCGATCAGGATGACCGCCAGCACCGTCATCGAGTACAGCAGTTGCTGCAGTTGCTGCAGCGAGAACGAGATCGGCAGCGCGGCCCGCGGGAAGTGCAGCGCCCGCACCAGGCCCAGGTTCCCGGAGATCGACTTCACGCCCGACATCACCGACTGCTGGGTGAACGTCCATACGAACACCCCCGTGACCAGGAACGGGATGTAGACGTCGTTGCTCATCCCGGCCCGGCCACCGAGCAGCACGCCGAAGATGAAGAAGAAGACCGTCGCGTTCAGCAGCGGTGTCAGCACCTGCCACAACTGGCCCAGCTTCGCCTTGCTGTACTGCGCGGTGAGCTTGGCGCGCGAGAAGGTCATGATGAAGTGGCGGCGCGCCCAGAGCTGCCGCACGTACTCGGGCAGTCCGGGGCGCGCGCCGCTCACCGAGAGGCCGTACTTGGCGGCCAGCTCGGCCGCGGACAGCCCGTCGTCGGGATGGCGCTTGGGCGGAGCGCCCACTGCCGTATCGCTCACAGTCGGTAACTTTCGTCCTCAGACACTCAACGGTACGAGCTTGTCAGATCACGGGCGGTCGTCCCAGCCGGGTCAGCCGCCACACCGTACGCCACTTCATGGGCCTGCGCGGCCCGCACGGTGCGCGCCAGCCCTCTCGAAAGCCTACGAGCCATGATTTCAGCACAGCTCGCGAGGGGCTGCGTGCCACTGTGAGCAGGAACCAGACACCGAGATAGACGGGGACGAGGGGCGCGGGGAGGTTCCGGCGGGCCAGCCAGACCCGGTTCCGGGCCACGTTGTGGTGGTACGCGGCATGTCTGCTGGGCGGCATCGTCGGGTGGTGCAGCACCATGTCGGCGCGGTAGTCGATGTGCCAGCCGGCGTCGAGCGCCCGCCAGGCGAGGTCGGTCTCCTCGTGGGCGTAGAAGAAGTCGTCCGGCAGCCCGCCGACCTCCTGGAACACCGTCGTGCGCACCGCGTTGGCGCCGCCGAGGAAGGTGGTGACGCGCGAGGAGCGCATCGGGTCGGAGGCCCGCAGCCGGGGCACGTGCCGGCGCTGCGTGACCCCGGTCTCGGGGTCGGCGATGCGGAAGCTGACGATGCCCAGCCGCGGGTCGGCGGCGAACGCCTCGCGCACCAGCCGGGCCGTGTCCTGTTGTGGCAGAAGACCGTCGTCGTCGAGGAAGAGCAGCACGTCGACGTCGCGGCCGCCGTCGCCGAACGCCTCGATCCCGACGTTGCGCCCGCCGGGGATGCCCAGGTTCTCGGGCAGCTCCACGACCCGTACGCCCTGCGGGATGTTCGGCACGGTCACGCCCTGGGCGACGACGACCACCTCGACCGGCGCGCCGTCCTGCTTGGCGACGGACTCCAGCAGCGCGCGCAGCTCCTCGGGGCGCTGGCCCATCGTGATCACGACCGCGCCGACCCGGACGTCCTCCGGACTCCGCGCCTGAGGCAGCCGGGGCTGGTGTTCATATGTCATTCGGCTCACCGCAACCTACTGGAGGCCAGAATGCTGACCAGGTGGAGGAGGGTCTGCAGCATCGCTATCGCGGCGAGGACGACGACGCCGAGCCGGGAGAAGTACAGGTCCCCCTTGATGAGGTCGAGGATCGCCAGCAGGAGGATGACGAGTGACGCCTCGATCCCCAGGATCAGCCGGTGGAACTTCAGCGCCGACGCTGCCTTGCGGGCCACGGCGACTCCCGACGAGCGCGGCTCGGCCGCGGACTCCTTGACCGGCGGC
Proteins encoded:
- a CDS encoding TetR/AcrR family transcriptional regulator, which gives rise to MSEVRGAKGGYHHGDLRNALVDAASELARGGGPEAVVLREAARRVGVSPTAAYRHFANQADLLQAVKDEGQRRLAESMEQVIAETGPPPDGDPARAAKDRLTALGLGYIRFAVTEPGMYRTAFCRVETDAEAWTQGGGIEDLRPGDVRSFGLLTGAMDTVEAAGVMRPGVRAGAEFAAWSSVHGLAMLLLDGPLRDVPPPQRDAIVTRTLTMILDGLTV
- a CDS encoding ABC transporter ATP-binding protein, yielding MAVAEHPTSRAEADTPQDGRVPTVIADDLHIVYRVQGGGRGKGSGAAALNRILRRDKGTRVREVHAVRGVSFTAYRGQAIGLIGSNGSGKSTLLKAIAGVLPAHSGKVYTNGQPSLLGVNAALMNDLTGERNVMLGGLAMGMTREQIRERYQSIVEFSGINEKGDFITLPMRTYSSGMAARLRFSIAAAKDHEVLMIDEALATGDLRFRKRSEARLRELRKEAGTVFLVSHTNKSIRDTCDRVLWLEKGELVRDGPTDEVLKEYQEFSKR
- a CDS encoding ABC transporter permease, producing MGAPPKRHPDDGLSAAELAAKYGLSVSGARPGLPEYVRQLWARRHFIMTFSRAKLTAQYSKAKLGQLWQVLTPLLNATVFFFIFGVLLGGRAGMSNDVYIPFLVTGVFVWTFTQQSVMSGVKSISGNLGLVRALHFPRAALPISFSLQQLQQLLYSMTVLAVILIAFGWYPDWTWLLIVPILALQYVFNTGLAMVFARLGSDTPDLAQLMPFILRAWMYGSGVMFPLQFMMVQRADAPQWAADLVAMNPAAVYMDLMRYALMGDFPMAYLPPYVWLLAAGWAVVVGAFGFVFFWKAEERYGRG
- a CDS encoding glycosyltransferase, whose protein sequence is MTYEHQPRLPQARSPEDVRVGAVVITMGQRPEELRALLESVAKQDGAPVEVVVVAQGVTVPNIPQGVRVVELPENLGIPGGRNVGIEAFGDGGRDVDVLLFLDDDGLLPQQDTARLVREAFAADPRLGIVSFRIADPETGVTQRRHVPRLRASDPMRSSRVTTFLGGANAVRTTVFQEVGGLPDDFFYAHEETDLAWRALDAGWHIDYRADMVLHHPTMPPSRHAAYHHNVARNRVWLARRNLPAPLVPVYLGVWFLLTVARSPSRAVLKSWLVGFREGWRAPCGPRRPMKWRTVWRLTRLGRPPVI
- a CDS encoding MMPL family transporter, yielding MLTRIAELVLRRTRLVLTLAAVAVVAMAALGFGAFGKLSPGGFNDPGSPSSRAQEVIDDRFGGDTNLVLLVSAESGGLGGDAVRERGQEVTEGLRAESTVGNVVSYWDRGGEGLTSRDGSQALILAHVAGGDDKEAEHAEELTGAYAGTRDGVTVRAGGGAAVGNDVSSQVAADLALAESIAVPVTLVLLVLAFGSLVAALLPLAIGLVAVFGTFAELWVLGSLTDVSVFSVNLTIALGLGLGIDYGLLLVSRFREQLAAGDEVPAAIRHTVATAGRTIAFSSATIVAALAALLVFPQYFLRSFAYAGIGVVAIAAVSALVIVPALLAVLGHRVNRGRIPGARAMRRTDAPLWGRIAGAVMRRPALTTLPVLGVLLLAASPLLGVSFGTPDERVLPESAQSRQVATALREDFAVDDSTAVDVVTTGAVAGPDLARYATELSRLDGVARVDASNGSYADGAAGPASPAAAGLGRPDAQRLTVSVEPAPHSGAAQRLVEDVRAVPAPGGVETLVGGTDAELVDAKDSIGGRLPLAVGMVLLTTFVLLFLFTGSVVQPLRAIVLNAVSLAAAMGAMVWIFQDGHLSGLLGFTPQPMDTAMTVLMFCIAFGLSMDYEVFLTSRIKELHDAGADPATAVTNGLARTGRIVTMAAGLLAVSFFAFATGEVSFLQMLGLGTGLAILVDAVAVRGVLVPAAMRLLGERAWYAPRLLRRVHARVGLSETGPGSGAAPERESAHTPAGV